In the genome of Zobellia nedashkovskayae, the window AGGTTTCATCCGTTTTTCTAGTTGATAAATATGCTATGATTGCTACTAGTAATGTAAACCCGATGAACGTTGCTATTCCCATAAAATATATTTCAATTAAAACTTAACACCCTTGTCCGTAATAGGCATCTTTACCGTGCTTGCGCTCAAAATGCTTCTTTTTTAAAGCCTCTTTTAACGTAGCTGCGTTAGGATTTATCTGCAAGGTTAGATGTGCCATTTTAGCTACTTCTTCACATACAGCACTATTATATACTGCTTTGGCGGCGGTTGCACCCCAAGTAAAAGGAGCATGGCTACCAACCAGTATCATACCTATTTCGTTATAATCTAACCCTCTTTCTTTTAAACAATCAATTATTTGATAGCCCGTCATATGCTCGTAATCTCCTTCTATATACTCGTCTTTCATAGGAGGAGCACATGGAATATCAGCAATCAAATGATCGGCATGAGTCGTTCCGAAGATAGGAATATCTTTTATTGCTTGTGCCCATGCAGTACCGTAAGTTGAATGTGTGTGAACCACTCCGCCTATTTTATCCCATTCTTTATAAAGAACAGCATGTGTTTTTGTGTCAGATGAGGGTCTCATTTTACCTTCTACAATCTTTGCATCAAAATCGCAAATGACAATATCCTCAACCTTTA includes:
- a CDS encoding L-ribulose-5-phosphate 4-epimerase, whose protein sequence is MGKYTSLKEEAFEANMQLPELGLVLFTFGNASAVDRDKGVFAIKPSGVPYNTLKVEDIVICDFDAKIVEGKMRPSSDTKTHAVLYKEWDKIGGVVHTHSTYGTAWAQAIKDIPIFGTTHADHLIADIPCAPPMKDEYIEGDYEHMTGYQIIDCLKERGLDYNEIGMILVGSHAPFTWGATAAKAVYNSAVCEEVAKMAHLTLQINPNAATLKEALKKKHFERKHGKDAYYGQGC